In Trichocoleus desertorum NBK24, the following are encoded in one genomic region:
- a CDS encoding rhodanese-like domain-containing protein: protein MKLPLSLALITLVAVPVCAQETIPNRLIDYDKFREIVVQSSEERESRRLTEAQFMAMMKEQRIVLLDARSEARYNLRHIKGAINLPFTEFTEESLAAVIPSKDTKVLIYCNNNFEGSQTAFAAKAPAASLNLSTYTSLEAYGYSNVFELGPLLDVVTTKIPFEGKEVVRTSKLGRLKPLDNRLLRSWATW, encoded by the coding sequence ATGAAACTTCCTCTTTCCCTCGCTTTGATTACTCTGGTTGCTGTCCCAGTCTGTGCCCAAGAAACGATCCCCAATCGTCTGATTGACTATGACAAGTTCAGGGAAATTGTCGTTCAGTCTTCGGAAGAACGAGAATCAAGGCGGCTCACCGAAGCTCAGTTCATGGCGATGATGAAAGAGCAAAGGATCGTACTGCTGGATGCTCGTAGTGAAGCTAGATACAACCTCCGGCACATCAAAGGCGCGATCAATCTGCCGTTTACAGAATTTACCGAAGAATCCCTGGCTGCTGTAATTCCCAGCAAGGACACTAAGGTTCTCATTTATTGCAATAACAACTTTGAAGGTAGTCAGACTGCTTTTGCCGCAAAAGCACCTGCGGCTTCTCTCAACCTCTCCACCTACACTTCTCTGGAAGCTTACGGGTACAGTAACGTGTTTGAGTTGGGTCCACTGCTGGATGTTGTCACCACCAAGATCCCGTTTGAAGGGAAAGAAGTTGTCCGTACTTCCAAGTTGGGACGGTTAAAGCCATTGGATAATCGACTATTACGCAGTTGGGCGACCTGGTAA
- a CDS encoding response regulator — translation MSQRSLLLGQRILVVDDDIDTLFLLTFMLEECGAEVATAPSVAEAIELFKDLHPTLLISDLGLPFEDGFSLIRELRTLELKLGWQVPAIALTGYAGKEAREQVLERGFQKYLTKPILPDALIEVIVQLLGQSE, via the coding sequence ATGAGCCAGCGGTCATTGCTGCTGGGACAACGAATCCTTGTGGTTGATGATGATATTGACACCCTTTTTTTGCTAACTTTTATGCTTGAGGAATGTGGAGCAGAAGTGGCTACCGCACCTTCAGTTGCAGAAGCAATTGAGCTATTTAAGGATTTACACCCTACTCTGCTCATCAGCGATCTCGGCCTCCCTTTTGAGGATGGTTTCTCCCTCATTCGAGAATTACGCACCTTGGAGTTAAAGCTAGGGTGGCAGGTGCCAGCTATTGCTTTGACAGGTTATGCAGGAAAAGAAGCGCGGGAACAAGTGTTAGAACGGGGATTTCAGAAATACCTCACGAAGCCGATCCTTCCGGACGCATTGATAGAGGTCATCGTTCAACTTCTAGGGCAGTCTGAATAA